CATGCTGGCCCTGCCCGGCATCCAGAGCAAGGCCCTGCTCTTCCTGCCGATGGTCGGCATCGGCCTGGCCTGGGCGAGCATCATGGGCAATCCCTACATCATGCTGGCCGACAGCATCCCCAAGGAGCGCATCGGCGTCTACATGGGCCTGTTCAACACCTTCATCGTGCTGCCGATGATCGTGCAGGTGCTGACGCTGCCGCTTTACTACGAGAGCCTGCTCGACAGCGACCCGCGCCAGGTGATCCGGCTGGCCGGCGTGCTGCTGATCCTTGCGGCCGGCTGCGCGCTGCGCCTGCATGCCCCCCGTTCCCAGGAAAGCCGCCATGCATCCGTCTGAGGCCCCCGCCGCATCGCCCTCGGCCGCGCTGGCGGCCGCCATCGCCGGCCCCGAGCCCGGACCGGGCACGCTCGACATCGTCATCTTCGGCGGCAGCGGCGACCTGGCCTTCCGCAAGCTGCTGCCCGCGCTCTACATGGCCTTCCTGCATGAGCGGCTGGAGCCCGGCACGCGCATCCTCGGCCTGGGCCGCCAGGGCTGGAGCCGGGCCGACTACCTGGCCTTCATCGACAGCCATTCGCCGGCCTTCATCGCGCCGGGCGCCTTCAGCGCACCGGTCTGGCAGCGCTTCCTCGGCATCCTCGACTACCGCTGCGTGGACGCGACCCAGGCGGCGGACTACGCCGTGCTGCGCGAGCCCGCCGACCGCGTGCCGCAGCGGGTGTTCTACCTGGCCACCGCGCCCAGCCTGTTTTCGCAAATCGGCGCCCACCTGGATGCCGCCGGCCTGATCGACGCGCGCTCGCGCGTCGTGCTGGAAAAGCCGCTGGGCACCGACCTGGCCTCGGCCCGCGCGATCAATGCCGACATCGGCCGGCACTTCCGCGAGGAACAGGTCTACCGGATCGACCATTACCTGGGCAAGGAGACGGTGCAGAACCTGATGGTGCTGCGCTTCGGCAATGCCATCTTCGAGCCGCTCTGGCGCGCGCCCTACATCCGCAGCGTGCAGATCACGGTGGCCGAATCGGTCGGCGTCGGCAGCCGGGCCGGCTTCTACGACGGCGCCGGCGCCCTGCGCGACATGGTGCAGAACCACCTGCTGCAACTGCTGTGCATCGTGGCGATGGAGCCGCCGAT
This window of the Piscinibacter lacus genome carries:
- the zwf gene encoding glucose-6-phosphate dehydrogenase, with product MHPSEAPAASPSAALAAAIAGPEPGPGTLDIVIFGGSGDLAFRKLLPALYMAFLHERLEPGTRILGLGRQGWSRADYLAFIDSHSPAFIAPGAFSAPVWQRFLGILDYRCVDATQAADYAVLREPADRVPQRVFYLATAPSLFSQIGAHLDAAGLIDARSRVVLEKPLGTDLASARAINADIGRHFREEQVYRIDHYLGKETVQNLMVLRFGNAIFEPLWRAPYIRSVQITVAESVGVGSRAGFYDGAGALRDMVQNHLLQLLCIVAMEPPISLNPDDVRDEKLRVLRSLRRMELADVRRDTVRGQYTASLGEGPSMRGYREEENVPPDSRTETFVALKAHINNARWAHVPFFLRTGKRMQTRRSEIIVDFTGQPFSIFPNQSGGRPNRLIISLQPEESIQLEMMVKEPGSGMVPRPVKLELDLQSASDKRRAEAYERLLMDVIKGRLTHFMRRDELEAAWTWVEPILDGWKLLGERPRDYRAGTWGPAASSALMAREDLAWFEES